The Streptomyces kanamyceticus DNA segment GCACCCGGTGCACCGAGACGAAGTGCCGCGGCCTGATGAGGACTTCGGCGGTGATGCCCGCGTCGCGCAGCACGCCGCGCACATCGCCCGCGATGTCCCCGAGCGGGTCCCCCACTCCGTCGGTATTCGCCGCGATCATGGCGTTGACCTGGGAGTACTCCTCCGGGTGGAGGATCGCGAAGACGAGGTCCTCCAGCTCGGTCTTGAGCGCCTGCACACCGAGGCGCTCGGCGAGCGGAATGAGTACGTCCCGGGTCACCTTGGCGATGCGCGCCTGTTTCTCGGGGCGCATGACACCCAGGGTGCGCATGTTGTGCAGTCGGTCGGCGAGCTTGATCGACATGACGCGTACGTCGTTGCCGGTGGCGACCAGCATCTTGCGGAACGTCTCCGGTTCGGCCGCCGCTCCGTAGTCGACCTTTTCGAGCTTGGTGACGCCGTCGACCAGGTAGCAGACGTCGTCGCCGAACTCGTCGCGCACCTGGTCGAGCGTGACGTCCGTGTCCTCGACGGTGTCGTGGAGCAGGGACGCGGTCAACGTCGTGATCTCCGCGCCCAGTTGGGCGAGGATCAGCGTCACGGCGAGCGGATGCGTGATGTACGGCTCGCCGCTCTTGCGCATCTGGCCACGGTGCGAGGACTCCGCGAGGACGTACGCGCGGCGCAGCGGCTCCAGGTCGATGTCCGGGTAGTGGGCCCGGTGGGCCTCCGCCACATGGCCGATCGCGTCGGGCAGACGGTCCCGTGTCGCGGGTCCGAGCAGGGCCGCACGGCCGAGCCTGCGCAGGTCGAGACGGGCGCGGCCGCGCCTGCGCTGGACCCCGGGTGTCACGGGGCCGGGCGTCGCAGGGTTCGTAGCCTCCGCACTCATGGGCACCTCCGGCTGCTTCTACCGGCGGTGAACGGACGGTGGCGTGCTCCGTCCGGGCCGGTGCTTGATGCTACCGAGCCCATCACGCGGTGCTGACCGCCTCTCGCCGAGCGTGAAACGGATCACCCATTCGAGCGACAGTTCATGCGAGTACCGTTTCGAGCCATTCGGACGTGATCTCGCCCTCGGCGACGATGACGGCGGGTCCCGTCATCTCGATCTCGCCGTCGGGCCGCTCGGTGATGACCAGGCGTCCGCCGGGCAGGTCGACGGTGTACGTCACCGGGGCGCCGGTCACCGCGGGGTCCACACCGTCCTTGCGGGCCGCCGCGACGGCCACGGCGCACGCGCCCGTGCCGCACGACCGGGTCTCGCCCGAGCCGCGCTCGTGCACGCGCATGGCGACGTGACGCGGGCCGCGGTCGACCACGAATTCGACGTTCACGCCGTCCGGGTAGGCGCTGGCCGGGCTGAAGGGCGGCGGGTCGTACAGATGGCCCGCTTCGGAGAGGTCGGTGACGAAGGCGACCGCGTGCGGATTGCCCATGTTCACGTTGCGCGCGGGCCAGCTGCGGTCGGCCACGGAGACGGTGACGTCGCCTTCGGGGAGTCGCGCCTTGCCCATGCCGACGGTGATCTCGCCGCCGGATTCCGCCTTGGCGATGTGCACGGTCTTCACGCCGCCGCGGGTGGCCACCGCGACGTCTCCCTCGCCGACGTGTCCCGCGCGCTGCAGGTATCGGGCGAAGACGCGCACTCCGTTGCCGCACATCTCGGCGACCGAGCCGTCGCCGTTGCGGTAGTCCATGAACCACTCGGCGCGGTCCGCGAGGTGGCGTGCCTCGGGGTGGGCGGCGGAGCGTACGACATGGAGCAGGCCGTCGCCACCGATGCCCGCGCGGCGGTCGCACAGGGCGGCCACGGCGGCCGGGGGCAGCTCGACGGTGTTGTCGGGGTCGGGGATGATCACGAAGTCGTTCTCGGTCCCGTGCCCCTTGAGGAAGGCGATCCGCGTGCTCATTCCTCGATCGTACGGGGTGGGTACGACACACGGTCCCGCGGTGCCTTCGGGGCGCATCGCAGGTGGCCCGGAGGCGGAGGTTCCGTCAGGAACGGAGCCTGGCCACCCGCCACACCGCGAGCCCCACGGCGGCCAGGAAGAGCAGTGCGTACGCGCAGACGACCCGCCAGTCCGGGCGTCGTCCGGAGCCGCGCTCCGGGAGCCCGGGCCAGGTGTGCCCCACGCGGCGGGCGGCCATCATGCCCCAGCCCGCGGCGCAGCAGCTGATCAGCAGGCCGAGCATGGCGACCACGGCACCGCCGTCACCCGCACCGCCCCCGCCACCGCCGCCGAACTCGAAGGCCAGCGGGAAGGCGAACATCAGGGAGCCGAGTGCGGCGAGGATCACGATCGGCGCGAGCTGCCAGATGCGCAGGCGGCGCTGCGGTCGGAGCTCCACCTCGACCTCGGCCTCGGGCGCCATCTCGTCCGCGCCCGGACCGTCGTCCGTCACGCCGCCCGCGAGGTCGTCGGGCCCGTCGGGGCTGAGTTGCTCCCCGCCGTCATGTGCGGTGTCACGAGGGCCGGCCTCCATCGCCACGCGCCCTCCCACTTCGGACTCCACCGGTCGATCGATGGTCGATGATGGCACGCCGTCAGGTGCCGGGATGACCGCCGGAGCGTCCCGATGCCATCACGTGATCAGGCTGTGACCGGTCGTTCGAGCAACGCCAGTGCGCGCTCCGGAAGTTCCCCGCGATCGGCCACGGCCCCACTGAGCCAGTGCACCCGCGGATCGCGCCTGAACCACGAGTCCTGGCGGCGCGCGAAGCGCTTGGTGGCGCGCACGGTTTCGGCGCGCGCTTCGTCCTCGGTGCACTCCCCCGCGAGCGCCGTGAGCACCTGCTGGTAGCCGAGCGCACGGGACGCCGTGCGCCCCTCACGCAGCCCTTCCGCCTCCAGCGCGCGCACCTCGTCCACCAGGCCCGCCTCCCACATGCGGTCCACGCGCGTGGCGATGCGTTCGTCGAGTTCGGGGCGGGCCACGTCGACGCCGATCTGGACCGTGTCGTACACCGAGTCGTGGCCGGGCAGGTTGGCCGTGAAGGGCTTGCCCGTGATCTCGATGACCTCCAGGGCGCGGACGATCCGGCGGCCGTTGCTGGGCAGGATCGCGTGGGCGGCCTCGGGGTCGGCGGCGGCGAGGCGGGCGTGCAGGGCGCCGGAGCCGCGCAGCGTGAGCTCCTCCTCAAGGCGGGCCCGGACAGCGGGGTCGGTGCCGGGGAACTCCAGGTTGTCCACGGCCCCCCTGACGTACAGACCGGAGCCGCCGACCAGGATCGGCCAGCGCCCCTCGGCGAGGAGCCGGTCGATCTCCGCGCGTGCCAGCCTCTGGTACTCGGCGACGCTCGCGGCCTCCGTGACGTCCCAGATGTCGAGGAGCTGGTGGGGCACGCCGCCGCGCTCGTCGGGCGTCAGCTTGGCGGTGCCGATATCCATCCCTCGGTAGAGCTGCATGGAGTCGGCGTTGACGACTTCGCCGCCGAGGCGCTGGGCGAGGAAAACGCCCAGATCGGACTTTCCTGCCGCGGTCGGACCGACGACGGCGATGACCCGCGGGGCGGGAGCTGCGCTACTCACCGTCCCAGTCTCGCAAACCCCACGACCACTTCCCGAATGAGCTACGTGACGGCACGGCTCCGGGGTCGTTGCCTGTTGCGAGGTTCCGGCCGCCG contains these protein-coding regions:
- the miaA gene encoding tRNA (adenosine(37)-N6)-dimethylallyltransferase MiaA produces the protein MSSAAPAPRVIAVVGPTAAGKSDLGVFLAQRLGGEVVNADSMQLYRGMDIGTAKLTPDERGGVPHQLLDIWDVTEAASVAEYQRLARAEIDRLLAEGRWPILVGGSGLYVRGAVDNLEFPGTDPAVRARLEEELTLRGSGALHARLAAADPEAAHAILPSNGRRIVRALEVIEITGKPFTANLPGHDSVYDTVQIGVDVARPELDERIATRVDRMWEAGLVDEVRALEAEGLREGRTASRALGYQQVLTALAGECTEDEARAETVRATKRFARRQDSWFRRDPRVHWLSGAVADRGELPERALALLERPVTA
- the dapF gene encoding diaminopimelate epimerase, which gives rise to MSTRIAFLKGHGTENDFVIIPDPDNTVELPPAAVAALCDRRAGIGGDGLLHVVRSAAHPEARHLADRAEWFMDYRNGDGSVAEMCGNGVRVFARYLQRAGHVGEGDVAVATRGGVKTVHIAKAESGGEITVGMGKARLPEGDVTVSVADRSWPARNVNMGNPHAVAFVTDLSEAGHLYDPPPFSPASAYPDGVNVEFVVDRGPRHVAMRVHERGSGETRSCGTGACAVAVAAARKDGVDPAVTGAPVTYTVDLPGGRLVITERPDGEIEMTGPAVIVAEGEITSEWLETVLA